A single window of Nicotiana sylvestris chromosome 3, ASM39365v2, whole genome shotgun sequence DNA harbors:
- the LOC138887520 gene encoding uncharacterized protein: MANLDIDNPRHPLYLQPYDNLENVIISIQLKGTENYSIWSKAMVIALRAKHKLRFIDGSCTKAQFTVDLEEEWERVNATILTWIMNTVSPDLVNGIVYASDAHEVLKSLWNEYNSIILSLPVTAETRDFIEHLEQQKFFQFLMGLNESYNAIRSQILLQSSSPSVSRAYAMLINEENQIRMFETNSHINVTNEVNDSTALMSSRDNQSKFKRFNIL; encoded by the exons ATGGCGAATCTGGACATCGACAATCCCCGTCATCCTCTATATTTGCAACCTTATGATAATCTTGAAAATGTCATCATATCGATACAGCTCAAAGGAACTGAGAATTATTCAATCTGGAGCAAGGCGATGGTGATTGCATTGCGAGCAAAGCACAAGCTAAGGTTCATCGATGGGAGCTGTACAAAAGCTCAATTTACAGTCGATTTGGAGGAGGAATGGGAGCGAGTGAATGCCACTATTTTGACATGGATTATGAACACGGTTTCACCAGATCTGGTGAATGGAATCGTATATGCTAGTGATGCTCATGAAGT GTTGAAGTCActttggaatgaatataattccATCATTCTTTCTCTTCCTGTTACGGCTGAAACTAGAGATTTTATTGAACACTTGGAGCAACAGAAATTTTTTCAGTTCTTAATGGGCTTAAATGAATCCTATAATGCAATTAGAAGTCAGATTTTACTTCAATCCTCATCTCCTTCTGTCAGTCGTGCCTATGCAATGCTAATAAATGAAGAAAATCAGATAAGAATGTTTGAGACTAATTCACATATTAATGTGACAAATGAAGTAAATGATTCTACTGCTCTTATGAGTTCTAGAGATAATCAGTCAAAGTTTAAGAGGTTCAATATTTTGTAA
- the LOC104236058 gene encoding uncharacterized protein: MSDNSSGKNIVANQDNGGMSQGMLNFFTDEQYNQIMKMISKDKSKEHVANMAGNVNSQSLEDLADYWIVDTGATDHMASNSDMLKTMTGLPDSSKGSVNLPKGKTVRIICKGSYKLTDHDVIHDDLYTGKVKGIGKEKGGLYLLIPKGSNRNKMAQRINSCLVEGMQTDITTWHRRLGHVDKFSPRVITAVHMGYSVSQKGYKLYDLRRRKFFVSRDVTFKEDIFPFQLGKDDTQQYPMFLELKSKGEDYSLHQQQPYMSGEGYDTVNQAIEHGHEVMQQEYNLIGTNTGHGEQPPDTKIAHNMQIPSNEATEEVQAVQLQISNRGSKPPIWMQDYVCPINGASSSNCTYPISNYVNYNAMSATYQTYLTATSQETEPTSYTKAMKDPRWVEVMKTEVDALVLNNT, translated from the exons ATGAGTGATAATAGTTCTGGCAAAAATATTGTTGCAAATCAGGATAATGGAGGGATGAGTCAAGGAATGCTCAATTTCTTTACTGATGAGCAATACAACCAGATTATGAAGATGATAAGCAAGGATAAATCAAAAGAACATGTAGCAAATATGGCAGGTAATGTTAATTCTCAATCTCTAGAGGATCTAGCTGACTATTGGATTGTAGATACCGGTGCTACTGACCATATGGCATCTAATAGTGATATGTTGAAAACAATGACTGGATTACCCGACTCAAGTAAAGGTAGTGTCAACCTCCCAAAGGGTAAGACTGTGCGTATTATCTGCAAGGGAAGTTACAAACTTACAGATCATGATGTGATACATGAT GACCTATACACTGGGAAAGTGAAGGGGATTGGTAAGGAGAAGGGTGGTCTCTATCTACTGATTCCTAAAGGGTCTAACAGAAATAAAATGGCACAAAGGATCAACAGTTGTCTTGTAGAAGGAATGCAAACAGACATCACTACTTGGCATAGGAGACTTGGGCAT GTGGACAAATTTTCTCCTAGAGTCATTACTGCTGTTCACATGGGATATTCAGTATCTCAGAAAGGATACAAGCTATATGACTTAAGGAGAAGGAAGTTCTttgttagtagagatgtcacatTCAAGGAAGACATTTTTCCTTTTCAACTGGGGAAGGATGATACACAACAATATCCTATGTTCTTAGAGCTGAAATCAAAAGGAGAAGATTACTCTTTGCATCAACAACAACCATATATGTCAGGAGAAGGATATGATACAGTCAACCAAGCTATTGAGCATGGTCATGAAGTGATGCAACAAGAGTACAACCTCATAGGAACTAATACAGGTCATGGTGAACAGCCACCAGATACAAAGATTGCTCATAATATGCAAATACCATCTAATGAAGCCACTGAGGAAGTTCAAGCTGTACAACTCCAGATATCCAACAGAGGTTCCAAGCCACCTATTTGGATGCAAGACTATGTCTGCCCAATCAATGGAGCATCATCATCCAACTGCACATATCCAATATCCAATTATGTGAACTATAATGCCATGTCAGCTACTTATCAAACTTACTTGACTGCTACCTCACAAGAAACAGAACCTACATCATACACAAAAGCCATGAAGGACCCAAGATGGGTTGAAGTTATGAAGACAGAAGTGGATGCCTTAGTTCTGAACAATACTTGA